A segment of the Mycobacteriales bacterium genome:
GAGGGCGACGAACCACTCGTTCGCGGGGATCAGGCACGCGGCCCCGACGCCGGCGAGGATCCACAACGCGCCGGCGACCGCCAGCGGCGGGTTGGCGAACGTCGCAGCGACCAGCACCGACTGAGTGGCGGCGAGCGGCAGCAACGACCGACGCCGCGCCGACGTCGACAGCCACCGGGTAAGCCCGAGCGCCCCGATCGCCATCCCGGTCGGGAGCGCGGCCGTCATCAGACCGGCGGCAGAAGCCCCGCCGCCGTGGGCGTGCGCGTAGACGACCGCGAGCCCCTCCGGTGCCGCGGCGAAGCCGGCGACCGTCCACGCGAGCAAGGTGATGTAGCGGGTCGTCGGGTTGCCGAAGACCAGCCGTGCGCCCGAGCCGGCGTCGGCCACGAGCCGCAACCGGCCCACCGGCTTGTGCAGCGGCGAGCCCAGCGGCAGGCGCACGATCAGCGCCGCCGACACCAGGAAGGTCACCGCGTCGATCAGCAGCGCGCCGCGCGGGGTCACCAGCGCGACCAGCGCACCGCCGGCGCCGAAGCCGGCGACCTGCGTGACGTGCATCATCGCGGTGTTGAGCGACAGCCCGGCGGCGTACGACGCGTCGCCGAGCAGGTCCGGCAGCATCGCCGACTTTGCGGAGCGGAACGGGCACTCCAGCAGCGTCACGAGCAGAACCAGCCCGAACAGTGCGCCGAGCGGCATCCGGGGCGCTGCCATCGCGCCGACGAGGCCGGCCCGGATCAGGTCGCAGACCACCATGACGGTGCGACGCGGGTATCGGTCGGCGAGCGTGGAGAGCAGCGGCCCCCCGACCAGCCAGGGCAGGTAGGTGACGGCGTAGGAGGCGGCCGTCAGCGACGGGGAGTCGGTGCGCGCGAAGACGAGCAGCGCGAGCGCGATGCGCGCGATCTGGTCACCGGTGTTGCTGAGGGTGTCGGCGGTGAACAGCGCCCGGTAGGCGGGGATGCGCAACGCGTCGCCGTACGGCGTACGCCGTGGCTCGGGGCGGGCATGCCGCCCGCGCGTCCGTTGCATGGGGTCCCCGGGTGAAGCTGGACAGGTCGCGACAACTGTCGCAGAAATCACACTCGGAGATCATGATTTCGGCTGCTAATCGGCCGGATGGACGATGCCGCCCGCTGGGTAGGGTCGCGGGCATGACAGCAGGCACCCCCGCCGGCAGCTCGGGCCGCCCACACATCGTCGTTGTCGGCGGCGGCTACGTCGGCCTCTACACCGCGCTGCGGCTGCAGAACAAGCTGCGCCGGTCCGAGGCCTCGATCACCGTGATCGACCCGCGGTCCTACATGACCTACCAGCCGTTCCTGCCGGAGGCCGGGGCGGGCAACCTCGAGCCGCGGCACGTCGTCGTGCCGCTGCGCAAGGTGCTGCGCCGCTGCCAGGTCCTGGCCGGCTACG
Coding sequences within it:
- a CDS encoding MFS transporter, encoding MQRTRGRHARPEPRRTPYGDALRIPAYRALFTADTLSNTGDQIARIALALLVFARTDSPSLTAASYAVTYLPWLVGGPLLSTLADRYPRRTVMVVCDLIRAGLVGAMAAPRMPLGALFGLVLLVTLLECPFRSAKSAMLPDLLGDASYAAGLSLNTAMMHVTQVAGFGAGGALVALVTPRGALLIDAVTFLVSAALIVRLPLGSPLHKPVGRLRLVADAGSGARLVFGNPTTRYITLLAWTVAGFAAAPEGLAVVYAHAHGGGASAAGLMTAALPTGMAIGALGLTRWLSTSARRRSLLPLAATQSVLVAATFANPPLAVAGALWILAGVGAACLIPANEWFVALVPPERRAAAFGVTGTGVFAAQGLVVAMTGGIAESLPIATVIGISGVTGLVAIVVIGVAWRARRLQSGTSSAQVLEAA